From a single Couchioplanes caeruleus genomic region:
- a CDS encoding 2-oxoacid:acceptor oxidoreductase subunit alpha: MQLTGDRFTSETAQLGNDISTLPNFPAEIRAPAGTLPGVSSFQVHFADYDILTPGDAPNVLVAMNPAALKANLADLPAGADIIVNTDEFTKRNLAKVGYAVSPLEDGSLGEWSVHPVALTSMTVAALADSGLSKKDAERAKNMFALGLLSWMYSRPYASTLRFLERKFAKRPELVAANKTAFQAGWNYGETTESFSVRYEVKPAKMLPGTYRNITGNAALALGLVAAGVRAKLPVFLGAYPITPASDILHELSKHKKFGITTMQAEDEIAAVGAALGASYGGALGVTTTSGPGVALKGETISLAIALELPLVIVDVQRAGPSTGMPTKTEQADLNMALYGRHGEAPLAVIAPKSPSDCFHAAIEAARIALTYRTPVILLSDNYVANGSEPWLLPEVSELPDLQVSFATEPNTEDGRFLPYLRDPETMARPWAVPGTPGLEHRIGGLEKADKTGDISYDPANHDFMVRTRAARIENIPVPDVEVEDPDENARVLVLGWGSTYGPIGAACRALRQRGLPVAQAHLRHLAPLPANLGEVLKAYDKVVIPEMNLGQLAHVVRARFLVDAVPFNQVSGLPFTAATLENMLEDVVKNG; this comes from the coding sequence ATGCAGCTCACCGGTGACCGGTTCACGTCGGAGACCGCTCAGCTCGGCAACGACATCTCGACGCTACCCAACTTCCCGGCGGAGATCCGCGCACCAGCGGGCACCCTGCCGGGTGTGTCGAGCTTCCAGGTGCACTTCGCCGACTACGACATCCTCACGCCCGGCGACGCGCCGAACGTGCTGGTCGCGATGAACCCGGCGGCGTTGAAGGCCAACCTCGCCGACCTGCCGGCCGGCGCGGACATCATCGTGAACACCGACGAGTTCACCAAGCGCAACCTCGCCAAGGTGGGGTACGCGGTGAGCCCGCTCGAGGACGGCTCACTGGGCGAGTGGTCGGTGCACCCGGTGGCGCTGACCTCGATGACCGTGGCCGCGCTGGCCGACTCCGGCCTGTCGAAGAAGGACGCCGAGCGGGCCAAGAACATGTTCGCGCTCGGCCTGCTCAGCTGGATGTATTCGCGGCCGTACGCGTCGACGCTGCGGTTCCTCGAGCGCAAGTTCGCCAAGCGCCCCGAGCTGGTCGCCGCGAACAAGACGGCCTTCCAGGCGGGCTGGAACTACGGCGAGACCACCGAGTCCTTCTCGGTGCGCTACGAGGTCAAGCCGGCCAAGATGCTGCCGGGGACGTACCGCAACATCACCGGGAACGCGGCGCTCGCGCTGGGCCTGGTGGCGGCCGGTGTGCGCGCCAAGCTGCCGGTGTTCCTGGGCGCGTACCCGATCACCCCGGCGTCGGACATCCTGCACGAGCTGAGCAAGCACAAGAAGTTCGGCATCACCACCATGCAGGCCGAGGACGAGATCGCCGCGGTCGGTGCGGCGCTCGGCGCCTCGTACGGCGGCGCGCTCGGCGTCACCACGACCTCGGGCCCCGGCGTGGCGCTCAAGGGCGAGACGATCTCGCTGGCCATCGCGCTGGAGCTGCCGCTGGTCATCGTCGACGTGCAGCGTGCCGGCCCGTCGACGGGCATGCCGACCAAGACCGAGCAGGCCGACCTCAACATGGCGCTGTACGGCCGCCACGGCGAGGCCCCGCTCGCGGTGATCGCGCCGAAGTCTCCGTCGGACTGCTTCCACGCGGCCATCGAGGCGGCGCGGATCGCGCTGACCTACCGCACGCCGGTCATCCTGCTCTCCGACAACTACGTGGCCAACGGCTCCGAGCCGTGGCTGCTGCCCGAGGTTTCCGAGCTGCCGGACCTGCAGGTGTCGTTCGCCACCGAGCCGAACACCGAGGACGGGCGCTTCCTGCCGTACCTGAGGGATCCGGAGACCATGGCCCGGCCGTGGGCCGTCCCCGGCACGCCGGGCCTGGAGCACCGCATCGGCGGCCTGGAGAAGGCCGACAAGACCGGTGACATCTCCTACGACCCGGCCAACCACGACTTCATGGTCCGCACCCGCGCGGCGCGGATCGAGAACATCCCCGTCCCCGACGTCGAGGTCGAGGACCCGGACGAGAACGCCCGCGTGCTGGTGCTGGGCTGGGGCTCGACGTACGGGCCCATCGGCGCCGCCTGCCGGGCCCTGCGCCAGCGTGGCCTGCCGGTCGCCCAGGCGCACCTGCGGCACCTGGCACCGCTGCCGGCGAACCTCGGTGAGGTGCTCAAGGCGTACGACAAGGTCGTGATCCCGGAGATGAACCTGGGCCAGCTGGCTCACGTGGTCCGGGCGAGGTTCCTGGTCGACGCGGTCCCCTTCAACCAGGTCAGCGGCCTGCCGTTCACGGCCGCGACGCTGGAGAACATGCTCGAGGACGTGGTCAAGAATGGCTAG
- the ndhC gene encoding NADH-quinone oxidoreductase subunit A, with translation MDGYLGTYATLGLVLAAGVLVFVGAFGANRLLRPAHPAEPAGKRIAYESGIDPVGGDWAQAQIRYYVYAYLYVLFAVEAVFLFPWAVVFDRPGFGGVTVAEMGIFVAVLALGILYAWRKKILTWT, from the coding sequence GTGGACGGGTATCTGGGTACGTACGCGACGCTGGGCCTGGTGCTGGCCGCCGGTGTGCTCGTCTTCGTCGGCGCGTTCGGGGCGAACCGGCTGCTCAGGCCCGCTCACCCGGCCGAGCCCGCGGGCAAGCGCATCGCGTACGAGAGCGGCATCGACCCCGTCGGGGGCGACTGGGCGCAGGCGCAGATCCGTTACTACGTCTACGCGTACCTCTATGTGCTCTTCGCCGTCGAGGCGGTCTTCCTCTTCCCGTGGGCCGTCGTCTTCGACCGCCCCGGCTTCGGCGGGGTCACCGTCGCGGAGATGGGCATCTTCGTCGCGGTGCTCGCGCTCGGCATCCTGTACGCCTGGCGCAAGAAGATCCTCACCTGGACGTGA
- a CDS encoding DivIVA domain-containing protein, with protein MGQLLLFVVVALVVAAIVFGVTVMVSGGDPGLAPVEPDGKALPLPSDRPLAEEDVFRTRFDTVFRGYRMAQVDQAMQRAAYDIGYKTELISVLEAEVAALREGRTADADVLRRAREAAVAPPAAVPASSGPAPDILSSDPADEAPRDEAPAGEAPADGASAGGASAGGAPAGGASAGGAPADSAKEPAKVSEAGAEEKAAERR; from the coding sequence ATGGGTCAGCTTCTCCTCTTCGTCGTCGTGGCGCTCGTGGTCGCGGCGATCGTCTTCGGCGTGACCGTCATGGTGAGCGGCGGGGATCCCGGCCTCGCGCCGGTCGAGCCCGACGGCAAGGCGCTGCCGCTGCCCAGCGACCGGCCGCTGGCGGAGGAGGACGTGTTCCGGACCCGCTTCGACACGGTGTTCCGCGGCTACCGGATGGCCCAGGTCGACCAGGCGATGCAGCGGGCGGCGTACGACATCGGCTACAAGACCGAGCTGATCAGCGTGCTGGAGGCCGAGGTCGCGGCGCTGCGTGAGGGCCGGACGGCGGACGCCGACGTGCTGCGCCGGGCCCGGGAGGCCGCGGTGGCGCCGCCGGCCGCGGTGCCGGCCTCCTCCGGCCCGGCGCCCGACATCCTCTCTTCGGACCCGGCCGACGAGGCTCCGCGCGACGAGGCTCCGGCCGGCGAGGCTCCGGCCGATGGGGCTTCGGCTGGTGGGGCTTCGGCTGGTGGGGCTCCGGCCGGCGGTGCTTCGGCCGGCGGTGCTCCGGCCGATTCGGCGAAGGAGCCGGCGAAGGTCTCCGAGGCGGGCGCCGAGGAGAAGGCGGCGGAGCGCCGATGA
- a CDS encoding SRPBCC family protein: MSETEQVGGLGDAARPGTGEVTATVIVNAPAPRVFAAFLNWEKQSEWIPFTKVRVVEGDGGEGSLIEAITAVGPAALRDEFRVVRIDAPYELRVVHCGNVLRGPGSMRCTAMGGDRTQVVMHEWFHLPGPVGKLAWPVLWPGSKLGFKGALKKFGRLVEEGKLP, from the coding sequence ATGAGCGAGACCGAGCAGGTCGGTGGGCTCGGCGACGCCGCACGGCCGGGAACCGGTGAGGTCACCGCCACCGTCATCGTCAACGCCCCGGCTCCCCGGGTCTTCGCCGCCTTCCTGAACTGGGAGAAGCAGAGCGAGTGGATCCCGTTCACCAAGGTGCGCGTGGTGGAGGGCGACGGCGGCGAGGGCAGCCTGATCGAGGCGATCACGGCCGTCGGCCCGGCCGCGCTCCGCGACGAGTTCCGCGTGGTCCGCATCGACGCGCCGTACGAGCTGCGGGTCGTGCACTGCGGCAACGTGCTGCGCGGCCCGGGCTCGATGCGCTGCACGGCCATGGGCGGCGACCGTACGCAGGTGGTCATGCACGAGTGGTTCCACCTCCCCGGTCCCGTGGGCAAGCTGGCGTGGCCGGTGCTGTGGCCGGGCTCCAAGCTCGGCTTCAAGGGCGCGCTGAAGAAGTTCGGGCGGCTGGTCGAGGAGGGCAAGCTGCCCTGA
- a CDS encoding DNA-3-methyladenine glycosylase I, which produces MIGEDGRARCFWGGSTPDYVAYHDTEWGRPLHGDDALFERMCLEAFQSGLSWITILRKRPAFRQAFAGFSIEAVAAFDAEDADRLMADPGIVRNRMKVDAALHNARVAADLPTGLSELLWSYAPAPRPRPATRQDVPATTPESAAMAKDLKKRGFKFVGPTTAYALMQATGMVDDHLAGCHVAPAGT; this is translated from the coding sequence GTGATCGGCGAGGACGGGCGGGCCCGGTGCTTCTGGGGCGGCAGCACGCCCGACTACGTGGCATACCACGACACCGAGTGGGGCCGGCCGCTGCACGGCGACGACGCCCTCTTCGAGCGCATGTGTCTCGAGGCGTTCCAGTCGGGCCTCTCCTGGATCACCATCCTGCGCAAACGGCCCGCGTTCCGGCAGGCGTTCGCGGGCTTCTCGATCGAGGCGGTGGCGGCCTTCGACGCCGAGGACGCCGACCGGCTCATGGCCGATCCGGGCATCGTCCGCAACCGGATGAAGGTCGACGCGGCGCTGCACAACGCCCGGGTCGCCGCGGACCTGCCCACCGGCCTCTCCGAGCTGCTCTGGTCGTACGCCCCGGCTCCCCGGCCCCGTCCCGCGACCAGGCAGGACGTGCCGGCCACCACGCCCGAGTCCGCGGCGATGGCCAAGGACCTGAAGAAGCGCGGGTTCAAGTTCGTCGGCCCGACCACGGCGTACGCGCTCATGCAGGCGACCGGCATGGTGGACGACCATCTCGCGGGCTGCCACGTCGCGCCCGCCGGGACGTGA
- a CDS encoding S1 family peptidase: MARWRRMMGGLAAALTVAAMGTAMQTSPAAAADDGPQKVVGGSRANQGDFPFMVRLSMGCGGALYSPTLVLTAAHCVNGTGTNTSITATLGVVDLNSSSKITRRSNYVYRAPGYNGNGKDWALIRLSSPVTGLATLPIAKTTAYDTGTFTIAGWGAAREGGAQQRYLLTATVPFVSDATCNSSSMYNGEVIPSDEICAGYTQGGVDTCQGDSGGPMFRRDANNAWIQVGIVSWGDGCARPNKPGVYTQVSYFSSSIASAAASLGG; encoded by the coding sequence ATGGCAAGGTGGCGCAGGATGATGGGCGGGCTCGCGGCCGCGCTCACGGTGGCCGCGATGGGCACCGCGATGCAGACGTCCCCCGCGGCGGCCGCCGACGACGGCCCGCAGAAGGTGGTCGGCGGCAGCCGCGCCAACCAGGGCGATTTCCCGTTCATGGTGCGCCTCTCGATGGGCTGCGGCGGCGCGCTGTACAGCCCCACGCTGGTGCTGACCGCGGCGCACTGCGTCAACGGCACGGGCACCAACACGTCGATCACCGCGACGCTGGGTGTCGTGGACCTCAACTCCAGCAGCAAGATCACGCGCCGGTCGAACTACGTGTACCGGGCGCCCGGCTACAACGGCAACGGCAAGGACTGGGCGCTCATCCGCCTCTCCAGCCCGGTGACCGGCCTCGCCACGCTGCCGATCGCGAAGACGACGGCGTACGACACGGGCACGTTCACGATCGCCGGCTGGGGTGCGGCGCGTGAGGGCGGCGCCCAGCAGCGCTACCTGCTGACAGCCACGGTCCCGTTCGTCAGCGACGCGACCTGCAACTCCAGCAGCATGTACAACGGCGAGGTCATCCCGTCCGACGAGATCTGCGCCGGCTACACCCAGGGCGGCGTGGACACCTGCCAGGGCGACTCCGGCGGCCCGATGTTCCGCCGCGACGCCAACAACGCGTGGATCCAGGTCGGCATCGTCAGCTGGGGCGACGGCTGCGCCCGGCCCAACAAGCCCGGCGTCTACACCCAGGTGAGCTACTTCTCGTCCTCGATCGCCTCCGCGGCGGCGAGCCTGGGCGGCTGA
- a CDS encoding enoyl-CoA hydratase-related protein — MTDSLLVDRTDAVVTLTLNRPDAMNSLDVDLKEALRDTLAEIEVDRSVRAVVLAGAGKAFCVGQDLREHAGILERGSTELDTVRAHYNPIAQRLASLPKPVVAAVRGTAAGAGASLALLADFRIGGPKTTFLMAFANVGLAGDSGVSWSLPHIVGRARALELLLLAEPVRAQQCYDYGLLTQLLDDDEQVLPTAQEFAARLAAGPTVAYAAIKRELSIGTAGTLSDALAAEAQAQAICGATGDHRNAVTSFVAKQKPVFEGR, encoded by the coding sequence ATGACTGACTCGCTGCTCGTCGACCGCACCGACGCGGTCGTCACCCTGACCCTGAACCGCCCCGACGCCATGAACTCCCTCGATGTCGACCTCAAGGAGGCGCTGCGGGACACGCTCGCCGAGATCGAGGTGGACCGCTCGGTGCGGGCGGTCGTGCTGGCCGGGGCGGGCAAGGCGTTCTGCGTCGGTCAGGACCTGCGCGAGCACGCGGGCATCCTCGAGCGCGGCTCGACCGAGCTGGACACCGTACGGGCCCATTACAACCCCATCGCGCAGCGGCTCGCGAGCCTGCCGAAGCCGGTGGTCGCGGCCGTACGGGGCACCGCGGCGGGCGCCGGCGCCTCGCTCGCGCTGCTCGCCGACTTCCGCATCGGCGGCCCGAAGACGACGTTCCTCATGGCCTTCGCCAACGTCGGCCTCGCCGGCGACTCGGGCGTGTCCTGGTCGCTGCCGCACATCGTCGGCCGCGCCCGCGCCCTCGAGCTGCTCCTGCTCGCCGAGCCGGTCCGCGCCCAGCAGTGCTACGACTACGGCCTGCTCACCCAGCTGCTCGACGACGACGAGCAGGTGCTGCCGACGGCTCAGGAGTTCGCCGCCCGGCTCGCCGCCGGCCCGACGGTCGCGTACGCGGCGATCAAGCGCGAGCTCTCCATCGGTACGGCGGGGACCCTGTCGGACGCGCTGGCGGCGGAGGCGCAGGCCCAGGCGATCTGCGGGGCCACCGGCGACCACCGGAACGCCGTGACGTCCTTCGTCGCCAAGCAGAAGCCGGTCTTCGAGGGGCGCTGA
- a CDS encoding PaaX family transcriptional regulator, protein MQARSALFDLYGDYLRPRGGRAPVAALVKLLAPLGIAAPAVRTAVSRMVRQGWLHPLRLGSGPGYLLTPKAARRLDEASARIYRTGRSGWDGRFDLVLLGAPLPRREAQRLAFLGYGMLDDRAWVAPRAAEEVDAVLTGTGVTYERFSAGHAAGSPGAAHLVGRAWNLEEIGKAYEEFVAAQRPAVTAITARSSDEEAYAARFQLVHAWRSFLFRDPQLPASLLPPRWPGVSAASFFDKHAARLRPAADRFVERCLASASRNGRVGFSDT, encoded by the coding sequence ATGCAGGCGCGGTCGGCACTCTTCGACCTCTACGGCGACTACCTGCGCCCCAGAGGCGGCCGGGCGCCGGTCGCGGCCCTCGTCAAACTGCTCGCTCCGCTCGGCATCGCCGCCCCCGCCGTGCGCACCGCCGTCTCCCGCATGGTGCGGCAAGGCTGGCTGCATCCGCTGCGACTCGGGTCCGGGCCAGGTTATCTGCTCACCCCCAAGGCAGCGCGGAGGCTCGACGAAGCTTCCGCGCGGATCTACCGGACCGGACGGTCCGGCTGGGACGGCCGTTTCGATCTGGTGCTGCTCGGCGCGCCGCTCCCGCGCCGCGAGGCCCAGCGGCTCGCCTTCCTCGGGTACGGGATGCTCGACGACCGTGCCTGGGTCGCGCCGCGGGCGGCCGAGGAGGTCGACGCGGTGCTCACCGGGACCGGGGTCACGTACGAGCGGTTCAGCGCCGGGCACGCCGCGGGTTCCCCCGGTGCCGCCCACCTGGTGGGACGGGCGTGGAACCTCGAGGAGATCGGCAAGGCGTACGAGGAGTTCGTGGCCGCCCAGCGCCCCGCCGTCACCGCGATCACCGCGCGCAGCTCCGACGAGGAGGCGTACGCGGCCCGCTTCCAGCTCGTGCACGCGTGGCGCTCGTTCCTCTTCCGCGACCCGCAGCTGCCGGCGTCGCTGCTGCCGCCCCGCTGGCCGGGGGTCAGCGCCGCCTCGTTCTTCGACAAGCACGCAGCCCGCCTGCGCCCGGCGGCCGACCGCTTCGTCGAGCGCTGCCTCGCTTCAGCGTCCCGTAACGGCCGTGTGGGATTCTCAGACACATGA
- a CDS encoding DUF3117 domain-containing protein — MAAMKPRTGDGPLEVTKEGRGIVMRVPLEGGGRLVVEMTPDEANALGDALKAIAG; from the coding sequence ATGGCGGCGATGAAGCCGCGGACGGGCGATGGTCCGCTGGAGGTCACCAAGGAAGGGCGCGGCATCGTCATGCGCGTCCCGCTGGAAGGTGGTGGCCGTCTCGTCGTTGAGATGACTCCGGACGAGGCCAACGCGCTGGGTGACGCGTTGAAGGCGATCGCCGGCTGA
- a CDS encoding leucyl aminopeptidase family protein, whose amino-acid sequence MFAIRLVTEPEPGTCVLPADDSGVLADGDDETAELHRTAGEPGRAGAVQVVPRPLRTPAKIVIVGVGAGDEAGWRAAGSAAVRAVRSDEALHMVLPDGVDAAAVRGFAEGVWFAAYRFRDAVDGPRSVEVTLQTSTPDAYAASLESARVTAAATWLARDLTNTPSSVKNPAWFAAQVVTEAATRPGLTVTVREPEQLRAEGFGGLLAVGGGSATPPRLVELAWQPADATRHVVLVGKGITFDTGGISIKSRDGMKLMKKDMGGAAAVVAATLAAADLHLPVRITALAPLAENAVSGSAYRPGDVITQWDGSTTETTNSDAEGRLVLADALGYAVARLDPDVVLDVATLTGANSVALGKGTAALYSYDDALAEALESAGRAAGERMWRLPLPDDYVEYLHSDIADRHSSPTRGAGSVVAALFLSEFLGDKAGSWAHIDMSAPSWAETHEGDLTKGATGWGVRTLLRYLTA is encoded by the coding sequence GTGTTCGCGATACGCCTGGTGACCGAGCCGGAGCCGGGGACCTGCGTGCTCCCCGCGGACGATTCCGGCGTGCTCGCGGACGGTGACGACGAGACCGCCGAGCTGCACCGCACCGCCGGCGAACCGGGGCGGGCGGGCGCCGTGCAGGTGGTGCCGCGTCCGCTGCGTACCCCTGCCAAGATCGTGATTGTCGGCGTCGGGGCCGGCGACGAGGCCGGCTGGCGTGCCGCCGGGTCCGCCGCGGTCCGTGCCGTGCGGTCCGACGAGGCGCTGCACATGGTCCTGCCCGACGGTGTCGACGCGGCGGCCGTGCGAGGGTTCGCCGAAGGCGTCTGGTTCGCGGCCTACCGGTTCCGCGACGCCGTCGACGGCCCCCGGTCCGTCGAGGTCACGCTGCAGACCTCCACCCCTGACGCGTACGCCGCAAGCCTGGAGTCCGCCCGCGTGACCGCCGCGGCGACCTGGCTCGCCCGCGACCTGACCAACACGCCGTCCTCGGTGAAGAACCCGGCCTGGTTCGCCGCGCAGGTGGTGACCGAGGCGGCGACACGCCCGGGACTCACCGTGACCGTGCGCGAGCCCGAGCAGCTGCGCGCCGAGGGCTTCGGTGGCCTGCTCGCCGTCGGCGGCGGCTCCGCGACCCCGCCCCGGCTGGTGGAGCTGGCCTGGCAGCCGGCGGACGCGACCCGGCACGTCGTCCTGGTCGGCAAGGGCATCACGTTCGACACCGGCGGCATCTCGATCAAGTCCCGCGACGGCATGAAGCTCATGAAGAAGGACATGGGCGGCGCGGCGGCCGTCGTCGCCGCCACGCTGGCCGCGGCGGACCTGCACCTTCCCGTACGCATCACCGCGCTCGCGCCGCTGGCGGAGAACGCGGTCAGCGGCTCGGCGTACCGGCCGGGCGACGTGATCACCCAGTGGGACGGCAGCACGACGGAGACCACCAACTCCGACGCGGAGGGCCGGCTCGTGCTCGCCGACGCCCTCGGGTACGCCGTCGCCCGCCTGGACCCGGACGTGGTGCTGGACGTGGCCACGCTGACCGGCGCCAACTCGGTAGCCCTGGGCAAGGGCACCGCCGCCCTCTACAGCTACGACGACGCCCTCGCCGAGGCCCTCGAATCGGCCGGGCGGGCCGCCGGTGAGCGGATGTGGCGGCTGCCGCTGCCCGACGACTACGTCGAATACCTGCACAGCGACATCGCCGACCGGCACAGCTCACCCACGCGGGGCGCGGGTTCCGTGGTCGCCGCCCTGTTCCTGAGCGAATTTCTGGGCGACAAGGCCGGCAGCTGGGCGCACATCGACATGTCGGCGCCCAGCTGGGCCGAGACCCACGAGGGCGACCTGACCAAGGGCGCCACGGGCTGGGGCGTGCGTACCCTCCTGCGCTACCTCACCGCTTGA
- a CDS encoding O-methyltransferase, which produces MQFAEAYAAEDVVLQTARSLAREVGLSCVTPGAGSVLSLLAAAGSAKSVVEIGTGTGVSGVWLLRGMRPDGVLTTIDVENEHQRIARRIFAEAGFAASRTRIITGRALDVLPRLADGVYDLVFVDADATEFGACAEAALRLLRPGGVLVVNGALAGGRISDPAARDVDTITIRETVKAVRESEEWIPALIPAGAGILAAVKR; this is translated from the coding sequence ATGCAGTTCGCGGAGGCGTACGCCGCCGAGGACGTCGTGCTGCAGACCGCCCGCAGCCTCGCCCGTGAGGTGGGGCTCTCCTGCGTGACACCGGGCGCGGGGTCCGTGCTCAGCCTGCTGGCCGCCGCGGGCAGCGCCAAGTCTGTCGTCGAGATCGGCACGGGTACGGGGGTCAGCGGCGTCTGGCTGCTGCGCGGCATGCGGCCCGACGGGGTGCTCACCACGATCGACGTCGAGAACGAGCACCAGCGCATCGCCCGGCGCATCTTCGCCGAGGCGGGCTTCGCCGCGTCCCGTACGCGCATCATCACCGGCCGGGCGCTCGACGTCCTCCCCCGGCTCGCGGACGGCGTCTACGACCTGGTCTTCGTCGACGCGGACGCCACCGAGTTCGGCGCGTGTGCCGAGGCGGCGCTGCGGCTGCTGCGCCCGGGCGGCGTCCTGGTGGTGAACGGCGCGCTGGCCGGCGGCCGGATCAGCGACCCCGCGGCCCGGGACGTGGACACGATCACGATCCGGGAGACGGTGAAGGCGGTCCGCGAGTCCGAGGAGTGGATCCCGGCCCTGATCCCGGCCGGCGCCGGCATCCTGGCGGCCGTCAAGCGGTGA
- a CDS encoding S1C family serine protease: MTDGWNWRRPQPPPAAPPAAGGSPWWSDALADPWRDPYAPSAVVVPSAPVSTGPAPEPVADPDAPRRSLTPVLMICLLTALLAGGLGGTLGYVFATRSGVGGGTQLGGTPLAAPSAAQRAPESFGGVAKQVLPSVVTVRVTGAIGSGFVASTDGYVITNDHVVEGAGKTMAVSFSDGSTAPATLVGRDPESDIAVIKVSKSNLPAVQFGDSDSIAVGDPVLAFGSPLALVNTVTQGIVSALDRTIQAGDPGGTTRYYAAIQTDAAVNQGNSGGPLVDAAGRVVGVNSVIRSVGGSEEAAGNIGLAFAIPINQARRIAEDIIDTGKARRTVIGAEVSAGGTTGSSGSTGARLRAVQPAGPAAAAGLKSGDVVTKIDGHVLEDGTDLIALVRKYAPGATVSVEYRRGTSTQTASVTLAADAK, encoded by the coding sequence GTGACCGACGGCTGGAACTGGCGCCGGCCCCAGCCGCCACCCGCGGCGCCTCCGGCGGCGGGTGGCTCGCCCTGGTGGTCCGACGCGCTGGCCGACCCGTGGCGCGACCCGTACGCGCCGTCCGCCGTTGTCGTGCCCAGCGCACCGGTCAGCACCGGGCCGGCGCCCGAGCCGGTCGCCGACCCCGACGCGCCCCGGCGCTCGCTCACCCCGGTCCTGATGATCTGCCTGCTCACGGCCCTGCTGGCGGGCGGCCTGGGCGGCACCCTCGGGTACGTGTTCGCGACCCGCAGCGGCGTCGGCGGCGGCACCCAGCTGGGCGGCACGCCGCTGGCGGCGCCGAGCGCGGCCCAGCGCGCGCCCGAGTCGTTCGGCGGGGTCGCCAAGCAGGTGCTGCCCAGCGTGGTCACCGTCCGGGTCACGGGCGCCATCGGTTCCGGCTTCGTGGCGTCCACGGACGGCTACGTGATCACCAACGACCACGTCGTCGAGGGCGCGGGCAAGACGATGGCGGTGTCCTTCAGCGACGGCTCCACGGCGCCCGCGACCCTGGTGGGGCGCGACCCCGAGTCCGACATCGCAGTGATCAAGGTCTCCAAGAGCAATCTGCCCGCGGTCCAGTTCGGCGACTCGGACTCGATCGCGGTCGGTGACCCCGTGCTTGCGTTCGGCTCACCGCTGGCGCTGGTCAACACGGTCACCCAGGGCATCGTCAGCGCGCTCGACCGGACGATCCAGGCCGGCGACCCGGGCGGCACGACCCGCTACTACGCGGCCATCCAGACCGACGCCGCGGTCAACCAGGGCAACTCCGGCGGCCCGCTGGTCGACGCGGCCGGCCGCGTGGTCGGCGTCAACTCGGTGATCCGCTCGGTCGGCGGCAGCGAGGAGGCGGCCGGCAACATCGGCCTGGCCTTCGCCATCCCGATCAACCAGGCCCGGCGCATCGCCGAGGACATCATCGACACCGGCAAGGCCCGGCGTACGGTGATCGGCGCGGAGGTCTCCGCCGGCGGCACCACGGGTTCCAGCGGTTCCACCGGGGCGCGGCTGCGCGCGGTCCAGCCGGCCGGCCCGGCGGCGGCCGCAGGCTTGAAATCCGGCGACGTGGTCACGAAGATCGACGGGCACGTGCTCGAGGACGGCACCGACCTGATCGCGCTGGTCCGCAAGTACGCGCCGGGCGCCACCGTCTCGGTGGAGTACCGCCGGGGCACCAGCACACAGACGGCGTCAGTAACCTTGGCAGCCGACGCGAAGTGA
- a CDS encoding preprotein translocase subunit TatB — MFENLNWWEIAALLMLALLIFGERLPKVIGDGLRMLRGLRAMAQNATSDLSRELGTDIQLQDLHPKAFIRKHLLSEEDEAAIRKPLQGLFEDVKSDLNGVKSDLNDVAAAADLKSPAQAPAPAAKPAISSFDIDAT, encoded by the coding sequence ATGTTCGAGAACCTGAACTGGTGGGAGATCGCCGCGCTGCTGATGCTGGCGCTGCTCATCTTCGGCGAGCGGCTGCCCAAGGTCATCGGCGACGGGCTGCGCATGCTCCGCGGCCTGCGCGCGATGGCCCAGAACGCGACGAGCGACCTGAGCCGCGAGCTGGGCACGGACATCCAGCTCCAGGACCTGCACCCCAAGGCTTTCATCCGCAAGCACCTGCTGAGCGAGGAGGACGAGGCGGCGATCCGCAAGCCGCTCCAGGGCCTCTTCGAGGACGTCAAATCCGACCTCAACGGCGTCAAGTCCGACCTCAACGACGTAGCCGCCGCTGCCGACCTCAAGTCCCCTGCCCAGGCCCCGGCGCCGGCCGCCAAGCCGGCCATCTCGTCGTTCGACATCGACGCCACCTGA